A section of the Pseudomonas lini genome encodes:
- the coaD gene encoding pantetheine-phosphate adenylyltransferase translates to MNRVLYPGTFDPITKGHGDLVERASRLFDHVIIAVAASPKKNPLFPLEQRVELAREVTKHLPNVEVVGFSTLLAHFAKEKNANIFLRGLRAVSDFEYEFQLANMNRQLAPDVESLFLTPSERYSFISSTLVREIAALGGDITKFVHPAVADALTLRFKK, encoded by the coding sequence ATGAACCGAGTGTTGTACCCAGGTACCTTCGACCCTATTACCAAGGGCCATGGCGATCTGGTCGAACGCGCCTCGCGCCTGTTCGATCATGTGATCATCGCCGTCGCCGCCAGCCCGAAAAAAAACCCGCTGTTTCCCCTGGAACAACGTGTGGAGCTGGCCCGCGAGGTCACCAAACATTTGCCGAACGTTGAAGTCGTCGGCTTCTCGACGTTGCTCGCGCACTTCGCCAAAGAGAAGAACGCCAACATATTCCTGCGTGGTTTGCGCGCGGTATCGGACTTCGAATACGAATTCCAGCTGGCCAACATGAACCGCCAACTGGCGCCGGATGTGGAAAGCCTGTTTCTTACCCCGTCCGAGCGTTATTCGTTCATTTCCTCGACGCTGGTCCGTGAAATCGCAGCCCTGGGCGGCGATATCACCAAGTTCGTCCACCCGGCGGTGGCCGACGCCCTCACCCTGCGCTTCAAGAAGTAA
- a CDS encoding YfhL family 4Fe-4S dicluster ferredoxin: MSLIITDDCINCDVCEPECPNAAISQGEEIYVIDPNLCTQCVGHYDEPQCQQVCPVDCIPLDEAHPETEEQLMEKYRKITGKA, from the coding sequence ATGTCCCTGATCATCACCGACGATTGCATCAACTGCGACGTCTGCGAACCCGAGTGCCCGAACGCCGCCATCTCCCAAGGCGAAGAGATCTACGTGATCGACCCGAACCTGTGCACACAATGTGTCGGCCATTACGACGAACCGCAGTGCCAGCAGGTCTGCCCGGTGGATTGCATCCCACTGGACGAGGCCCATCCGGAGACTGAAGAACAGTTGATGGAGAAATACCGCAAGATTACCGGTAAGGCTTGA
- a CDS encoding multidrug transporter, with translation MKLFRTLVVTLLLSVGASALAAENGSGDPRYTIQNPPAYAMLGDLLIARPLLVVATVIGAGAFVLSLPFTAFGGGIGDAGQALVVDPAKAAFVRCLGCIGEGFEQRE, from the coding sequence ATGAAACTGTTTCGAACCCTTGTTGTTACGCTGCTGCTGAGCGTCGGTGCGTCCGCGCTGGCGGCTGAGAACGGCAGCGGCGATCCGCGTTACACCATCCAGAACCCACCGGCCTACGCCATGCTTGGCGATTTACTGATTGCCCGACCGTTATTGGTGGTGGCGACGGTGATCGGTGCGGGGGCGTTTGTGCTGTCGTTGCCGTTTACCGCGTTCGGTGGCGGTATTGGCGATGCAGGGCAGGCATTGGTGGTCGATCCGGCGAAAGCCGCATTTGTGCGGTGCCTGGGGTGTATCGGGGAGGGGTTTGAGCAGCGGGAGTGA
- the mutM gene encoding bifunctional DNA-formamidopyrimidine glycosylase/DNA-(apurinic or apyrimidinic site) lyase — protein sequence MPELPEVETTRRGIAPHLEGQRVSRVIVRERRLRWPIPEDLDVRLSGQRIVLVERRAKYLLINAEVGTLISHLGMSGNLRLVEVGTPVAKHEHVDIELESGLALRYTDPRRFGAMLWSLDPLNHELLIRLGPEPLTDLFDGERLFQQSRGRSMAVKPFIMDNAVVVGVGNIYATEALFAAGIDPRREAKSISRGRYLKLAIEIKRILALAIERGGTTLRDFIGGDGQPGYFQQELFVYGRGGEHCKVCGTGLREVKLGQRASVFCPRCQS from the coding sequence ATGCCTGAACTGCCGGAAGTCGAAACCACCCGCCGCGGGATTGCACCGCACCTGGAAGGCCAGCGCGTCAGCCGTGTGATCGTGCGTGAGCGCCGTCTGCGCTGGCCGATCCCCGAAGACCTGGATGTGCGGCTGTCCGGCCAGCGCATAGTGCTGGTGGAGCGGCGCGCCAAGTACCTGCTGATCAATGCCGAAGTCGGCACGCTGATCAGCCATTTGGGGATGTCGGGGAACCTGCGGCTGGTGGAAGTCGGCACGCCGGTGGCCAAACATGAGCATGTGGACATCGAACTGGAATCGGGCCTGGCTCTGCGCTACACCGATCCGCGACGCTTTGGCGCGATGCTCTGGAGCCTGGACCCGCTGAACCACGAATTGCTGATTCGCCTCGGGCCGGAGCCGTTGACCGATCTGTTTGACGGCGAGCGGCTGTTCCAGCAATCGCGCGGGCGTTCCATGGCGGTCAAGCCGTTCATCATGGATAACGCGGTGGTGGTCGGCGTCGGCAATATCTACGCGACCGAAGCGTTGTTTGCGGCTGGCATCGACCCGCGTCGCGAAGCCAAGAGCATTTCCCGGGGGCGCTATTTGAAGCTGGCGATCGAGATCAAGCGCATCCTGGCCCTCGCCATCGAGCGCGGCGGCACCACGTTGCGGGACTTTATCGGCGGCGATGGTCAACCGGGTTACTTCCAGCAGGAACTGTTCGTGTACGGCCGTGGTGGTGAACACTGCAAGGTCTGTGGCACAGGGCTGCGGGAAGTCAAGCTTGGGCAGCGCGCCAGCGTCTTTTGTCCACGCTGCCAGAGCTGA
- a CDS encoding HDOD domain-containing protein gives MPAQPQIMVDLQMEQYMPDPDLEVIAKLISQDPGLSGALLKIVNSPYYGLSNKITAIQRAVNLLGSRSIINLINAQSIKGELNDDAIVTLNRFWDTAQDVAMTCLTLAKRVGVQAGDEAYALGLFHDCGIPLMIKKFPDYMKVLEQAYGNASAECRVVDTENKQYNTNHAVVGYYTAKSWRLPEHVTQAIANHHNALAIFSDESSRNTPLKNLLAILKMAEHICASFRVLGNQSEDHEWNSVGPLVLDYMGLSEYDFETQKQEIRDLATR, from the coding sequence GTGCCGGCCCAGCCGCAGATCATGGTGGATCTGCAGATGGAGCAATACATGCCCGACCCGGACCTGGAAGTGATCGCGAAGCTGATCTCCCAGGACCCAGGCCTTTCCGGCGCCTTGCTGAAAATCGTCAACTCGCCGTATTACGGCCTGAGTAACAAAATCACCGCGATCCAGCGGGCAGTGAACCTGTTGGGCAGCCGCTCGATCATCAACCTGATCAATGCGCAGTCGATCAAGGGCGAGCTGAACGACGACGCTATCGTCACCCTCAACCGATTCTGGGACACGGCGCAGGACGTGGCGATGACATGCCTGACCCTGGCCAAGCGTGTTGGTGTCCAGGCCGGTGATGAAGCCTATGCGCTGGGCCTGTTCCACGATTGCGGCATCCCGTTGATGATCAAGAAATTCCCCGACTACATGAAAGTGCTGGAACAGGCCTATGGCAATGCCAGCGCCGAATGCCGCGTGGTCGATACCGAGAACAAGCAATACAACACCAACCATGCCGTGGTCGGGTATTACACCGCCAAATCCTGGCGCCTGCCGGAACACGTCACTCAGGCCATTGCCAACCATCACAACGCCCTGGCCATTTTCAGCGATGAATCGTCGCGCAACACACCGCTGAAGAACTTACTGGCGATCCTGAAGATGGCCGAGCACATTTGCGCCTCCTTCCGCGTGCTGGGCAACCAGTCCGAAGACCATGAATGGAACAGTGTCGGGCCTCTTGTGCTCGATTACATGGGGCTGTCGGAATACGATTTCGAAACCCAGAAACAAGAGATTCGCGACCTCGCCACTCGTTGA
- a CDS encoding class I SAM-dependent rRNA methyltransferase, whose amino-acid sequence MSLPSLRLKANADRRLRNGHLWVYSNEIDVAATPLHGFKAGDQAILEAASGKPLGIVAMSPNNLICARLLSRDIKLPLDKSLLVHRLNVALSLRDRLFDKPFYRLVYGDSDLLPGLVVDRFGDILVVQIASATMEAHKDDVIAALTQVLKPSGILFKNDSAARDAEGLNRYVETVFGLVPEWVALEENGVKFEAPVIQGQKTGWFYDHRMNRARLAPYAKGKRVLDLYSYIGGWGVQAAAFGASEVFCVDASAFALDGVERNAALNGVAEKMTCIEGDVFEALKELKASEERFDVIVADPPAFIKRKKDMKNGEGAYRRLNEQAMRLLSKDGILVSASCSMHLPEDDLQNILLTSARHLDRNIQMLERGGQGPDHPVHPAIAETRYIKSITCRLLPNS is encoded by the coding sequence ATGTCCCTGCCTAGCCTGCGCCTCAAAGCCAACGCCGACCGTCGCCTGCGAAACGGCCACCTGTGGGTCTACAGCAACGAAATCGATGTAGCCGCTACGCCTTTGCACGGTTTCAAGGCCGGCGACCAGGCGATCCTCGAAGCCGCCAGCGGCAAGCCGCTGGGCATCGTTGCCATGAGCCCGAACAACCTGATCTGCGCCCGCCTGCTGTCGCGCGACATCAAGCTGCCGCTGGACAAGTCGCTGCTGGTGCATCGCCTGAACGTTGCCCTGTCCCTGCGCGATCGCCTGTTCGACAAGCCGTTCTATCGCTTGGTCTACGGTGACTCCGACCTGCTGCCAGGCCTGGTGGTCGACCGTTTCGGCGACATCCTGGTAGTCCAGATCGCCTCGGCAACCATGGAAGCTCATAAAGATGACGTGATCGCGGCACTGACCCAAGTGCTCAAGCCAAGCGGCATTCTGTTCAAGAATGACTCCGCTGCCCGTGATGCCGAAGGCCTCAACCGTTACGTCGAAACCGTATTCGGCCTGGTGCCGGAATGGGTCGCGCTGGAAGAGAATGGCGTGAAATTCGAAGCGCCAGTCATCCAGGGTCAGAAAACCGGCTGGTTCTACGACCACCGCATGAACCGCGCACGTCTGGCACCTTATGCCAAAGGCAAACGCGTACTGGACTTGTACAGCTACATCGGCGGCTGGGGCGTTCAAGCGGCTGCCTTCGGCGCCAGTGAAGTGTTCTGCGTCGATGCTTCGGCCTTCGCCCTCGACGGCGTCGAGCGCAACGCTGCACTGAACGGCGTCGCCGAAAAAATGACCTGCATCGAAGGCGACGTATTCGAAGCCCTGAAGGAACTGAAAGCCAGCGAAGAGCGTTTCGACGTCATCGTGGCCGACCCTCCTGCCTTCATCAAACGCAAGAAAGACATGAAAAACGGTGAAGGTGCTTACCGTCGTCTGAACGAGCAAGCCATGCGCCTGCTCAGCAAGGACGGCATCCTGGTCAGCGCTTCGTGCTCGATGCACCTGCCGGAAGACGATCTGCAGAACATTCTGCTGACCAGCGCCCGTCACCTGGACCGCAACATCCAGATGCTGGAGCGCGGCGGCCAGGGCCCGGATCACCCGGTACACCCAGCGATTGCCGAGACTCGCTACATCAAGAGCATCACCTGCCGTCTGCTGCCAAACAGCTGA
- a CDS encoding SagB family peptide dehydrogenase: protein MQINPYLFILPRTPGQIVWDYKNHKQFELNLEYSTRLAQLIYNPQLYNDSNTVDTQLLNSGILTTSTQNTIEWGWDELSKIFHIGTKNIPCEHVPQNIHEWSIHYLDHCTEVLDAPAPDARLTERQAYELITLPKPSCLPEGSLANVLIGRKTCRTFTDEAVSLEDVGTLLYLSLGYLHERENDVDETTVEGLGARRSSPSGGGLNACEGFLHVQNVSGLNPGLYAYHPTDHALSFVNAVPDSLLGQLLCGQHFINNLPVGLFITARFDKLWWKYGHSRAYRMAYIEAGHISQTFQLVATALGLNTWLTGALTDDQVETLLGLENNAEQPLFFVGCGHSDGQVMCKELKDLLSSREPQQ from the coding sequence ATGCAGATAAATCCATACCTGTTCATACTTCCCCGTACGCCCGGGCAAATAGTCTGGGATTACAAGAACCACAAACAATTTGAACTTAATCTGGAATATTCAACCCGGCTTGCACAACTTATCTATAACCCCCAACTGTATAACGACAGCAACACAGTAGACACTCAACTTCTAAACTCCGGAATACTGACCACCTCAACACAAAACACTATTGAATGGGGTTGGGATGAACTGTCGAAGATATTCCATATCGGCACCAAGAACATCCCCTGCGAACATGTTCCTCAGAATATTCATGAATGGTCGATACACTATCTGGATCATTGCACCGAAGTACTGGACGCACCCGCGCCGGACGCCAGGCTCACAGAGCGCCAGGCATACGAGCTGATTACCCTGCCAAAACCGTCCTGTCTGCCGGAGGGCTCCCTTGCCAACGTCCTGATCGGCCGAAAAACCTGCCGCACCTTCACGGATGAAGCGGTCTCACTGGAAGATGTCGGCACACTGCTTTACCTGTCCCTGGGCTACTTGCATGAGCGCGAAAATGACGTCGACGAAACCACTGTCGAAGGTCTCGGCGCCCGACGCAGCAGCCCGTCCGGCGGCGGGTTGAATGCCTGCGAAGGCTTTCTTCATGTACAAAACGTCAGCGGCCTGAATCCAGGGCTCTACGCCTACCATCCCACCGACCATGCACTGAGCTTCGTCAACGCGGTACCTGACTCGCTCCTGGGGCAATTGCTGTGTGGGCAACACTTCATCAATAACCTGCCCGTGGGATTGTTCATTACCGCTCGCTTCGACAAGTTGTGGTGGAAATATGGACACTCACGAGCCTACCGAATGGCTTACATCGAGGCAGGCCATATCTCCCAGACCTTTCAACTGGTGGCCACTGCACTGGGGTTGAACACGTGGCTGACCGGAGCACTCACGGACGATCAGGTGGAAACATTGCTGGGGCTCGAGAACAACGCAGAACAACCCTTGTTTTTTGTTGGCTGTGGCCACAGTGACGGACAAGTGATGTGCAAGGAATTGAAGGATCTGCTGAGCAGTCGGGAGCCGCAACAATGA
- a CDS encoding diiron oxygenase, with protein MTAPIIAPSDHPVSWALRFTLGDWNTRASVRTSEHDYLLPPDLEQQLETRHWFPPGLLAYLNHPAIKALGPTVIHRLSANHLVYFLDYTTVLEHRIVNRSVETIIHDELGVSIPRRMKNAALQLYTDEGYHALVSNGLAEQIAAFYGMFDRPVMPQRIIRLHALLERTPDRHKPLAWFLTGFVSETIIAKDLLDICRDALVDGVQEMLRDHLADEARHSRYFCEVFHYLWLHLNSAQRLFCAGLLPELIRVFFEVDERWLRASLRFVGLSETACLEIIEGLSDAQATLQRARSGASATLSALKNAGFFDLSCNRKLFIQAGLLDE; from the coding sequence ATGACCGCCCCCATCATTGCCCCGTCAGACCACCCCGTTTCCTGGGCTCTGCGTTTCACTCTCGGCGACTGGAATACCCGCGCGTCGGTGCGAACCAGCGAGCATGACTATCTATTACCGCCAGACCTGGAACAGCAACTGGAAACACGTCACTGGTTTCCCCCAGGGTTGCTGGCTTACCTGAATCACCCGGCTATCAAGGCGCTAGGTCCAACCGTCATCCATCGGCTGTCGGCCAATCATCTGGTGTACTTCCTCGACTACACCACCGTGCTCGAACACCGCATCGTCAACCGTTCCGTGGAAACCATCATCCATGACGAACTCGGTGTGAGCATTCCCCGGCGGATGAAAAACGCCGCGCTGCAGCTCTACACCGACGAGGGGTATCACGCCCTCGTTTCCAATGGCCTCGCCGAACAGATTGCCGCGTTCTACGGCATGTTCGATCGCCCCGTCATGCCGCAGCGAATTATCCGACTGCACGCCCTGCTCGAGCGCACACCTGACAGGCACAAGCCACTGGCCTGGTTCCTCACCGGCTTCGTCTCCGAGACAATCATCGCCAAGGATCTACTCGACATCTGTCGCGATGCGTTGGTGGACGGCGTTCAGGAAATGCTCAGGGACCACCTCGCCGACGAGGCGCGACACAGTCGCTATTTCTGCGAAGTATTCCATTATCTGTGGCTGCACCTGAACAGCGCGCAACGCTTGTTCTGCGCGGGTCTGCTGCCGGAACTCATTCGGGTTTTCTTTGAAGTCGATGAACGTTGGCTGCGGGCGAGCCTTCGCTTTGTCGGCCTCAGCGAGACAGCTTGCCTAGAAATCATCGAAGGGCTGTCCGACGCGCAAGCCACCCTGCAACGGGCCCGCTCGGGCGCCAGCGCTACCCTGAGCGCCTTGAAAAATGCCGGGTTCTTCGATCTGTCTTGTAACCGAAAACTGTTCATCCAGGCCGGGCTTCTCGATGAATGA
- a CDS encoding MFS transporter, translated as MNEGNDAACIKKHRATVTLLMAMTLLGVFPLDVVLPSFPDLGDYFQTSPSEISLSVSVFAISLALSVMLVGPLSDAWGRKKLLLGGIAIAAIGAVGCVLTSDYCWFLVFRMVQAMGCGSFSLSQALIQDLFVGSERERIRIWMVTAGGVFISISPLLGTWLQSCLGWQGSFYVFIALAIVAWVGTYRLLKHIPPVRRAAHTVFFSAYRRLCSDVRFMGYWLISALAFACHFSFIVSSPIIFMERLTLSPYEFAWALLLYGVAYVFGGVLASVLHRYLQANTQIIIGLGLIAVSGGVMLWLTRQFGLSAATVLISMLVCTIGTTIARPIVNSKAMSLHPENAGASTSVGAMLIFMFGGVISSVIILTPEDLTTTLALGFLTMSVAGLGVNAVINHKTQQALNTG; from the coding sequence ATGAATGAAGGAAACGATGCGGCCTGCATCAAAAAACACCGGGCCACGGTCACGCTGCTGATGGCCATGACGCTGCTGGGTGTCTTCCCTCTCGACGTCGTGCTCCCGTCCTTTCCCGATCTTGGCGATTACTTTCAGACCTCGCCGTCCGAGATTTCCCTGTCCGTCAGCGTGTTCGCCATTAGTCTGGCACTGTCCGTGATGCTGGTCGGGCCATTGTCGGATGCGTGGGGGCGCAAGAAACTGCTGCTGGGAGGTATTGCCATCGCGGCAATTGGAGCGGTTGGCTGCGTGCTCACAAGCGACTACTGCTGGTTTCTGGTGTTTCGTATGGTTCAGGCGATGGGCTGCGGGTCATTTTCATTGTCGCAGGCACTGATCCAGGATCTGTTCGTCGGTAGTGAACGTGAGCGCATCAGGATCTGGATGGTGACGGCGGGCGGAGTGTTCATTTCTATTTCGCCCCTGCTGGGAACCTGGCTGCAATCGTGCCTTGGCTGGCAAGGCAGTTTCTATGTATTCATTGCACTGGCGATTGTTGCCTGGGTCGGCACCTACCGTCTGCTCAAGCACATCCCGCCAGTTCGCAGGGCTGCACACACGGTTTTTTTCAGTGCTTATCGGCGCTTGTGTTCGGATGTACGTTTCATGGGTTACTGGTTGATTTCGGCCCTGGCCTTCGCCTGCCATTTTTCGTTCATCGTTTCTTCTCCCATCATTTTCATGGAGCGTCTGACGCTCTCACCGTATGAATTCGCCTGGGCGTTGCTGCTGTATGGCGTGGCGTACGTATTCGGCGGAGTACTGGCCAGCGTTTTGCATCGATACCTGCAAGCCAACACCCAGATCATTATCGGCCTAGGTCTGATCGCCGTTTCAGGCGGGGTCATGCTGTGGCTGACTCGCCAGTTCGGTCTTTCTGCGGCGACGGTATTGATCTCCATGCTGGTTTGCACCATCGGCACCACCATTGCCCGGCCAATCGTCAATTCCAAAGCGATGAGTCTTCACCCGGAGAATGCCGGGGCCTCCACCTCGGTCGGGGCCATGCTGATTTTCATGTTCGGCGGTGTGATCAGCTCGGTGATCATTCTGACGCCCGAAGACCTGACCACGACGCTGGCTCTGGGCTTCCTGACAATGAGCGTTGCAGGGCTTGGGGTGAACGCAGTGATCAACCACAAGACTCAACAGGCACTTAATACAGGGTGA